A genomic stretch from Empedobacter stercoris includes:
- the hisD gene encoding histidinol dehydrogenase: MQTYINPQLSDWSALTSRPTKEAQDLQKFVLNVFGKIQLDKDQALIDFTEQFDKVQLTSLEVSVEEMEEAKALISDDLKKAIQLAASNIEKFHAVQREEIKVIETTKGVNCWRESRGIENVGIYIPGGTAPLFSTTLMLGIPAKLARCENIILCTPPNKEGKIHPAILYTANLIGIDKIYKVGGIQAIGALTFGTETIQKVDKIFGPGNQYVTAAKQVAQNFGVAIDMPAGPSEVLVIADETSVPKYVAADLLSQAEHGIDSQVILLTTNQQTLKETIVELQSQIELLPRRELAAKALENSRGIVLNSIEECIAFSNIYAPEHLIFACETAEDYIPNIINAGSVFLGNYSCESAGDYASGTNHTLPTNGYAKNYSGVSLDSFIKKITFQKLTAEGILNIGPAIELMAEAEELFAHKNAVTLRLLDLK; this comes from the coding sequence ATGCAAACTTATATAAACCCACAACTTTCAGATTGGTCAGCTTTAACTTCTCGCCCAACGAAAGAAGCGCAAGATTTACAAAAATTCGTTTTAAATGTTTTTGGTAAAATTCAATTGGATAAAGATCAGGCCTTAATTGACTTTACCGAACAATTCGATAAAGTTCAATTAACTTCCTTAGAAGTTTCAGTTGAAGAAATGGAAGAAGCCAAAGCTTTAATTTCGGACGATTTAAAAAAAGCGATTCAATTAGCAGCTTCAAACATCGAGAAATTTCACGCCGTACAACGCGAAGAAATTAAAGTAATTGAAACGACTAAAGGTGTTAATTGTTGGAGAGAATCACGCGGAATCGAAAATGTCGGAATCTACATTCCAGGTGGAACAGCTCCATTATTTTCAACTACTTTGATGTTAGGAATTCCTGCAAAATTAGCCAGATGCGAAAACATTATTTTATGTACGCCTCCAAACAAAGAAGGTAAAATTCACCCAGCGATTTTATATACAGCCAACTTAATCGGAATTGATAAAATATATAAAGTTGGCGGAATTCAAGCCATTGGCGCATTAACTTTTGGAACAGAAACGATTCAGAAAGTGGATAAAATTTTCGGTCCAGGAAACCAATATGTAACGGCAGCCAAACAAGTTGCGCAAAATTTTGGTGTAGCAATCGATATGCCTGCGGGTCCAAGCGAAGTTTTAGTAATCGCAGATGAAACTTCGGTTCCGAAATATGTCGCAGCAGATTTACTTTCTCAGGCTGAACACGGCATCGACTCACAAGTGATTTTATTGACAACTAATCAGCAAACTTTAAAAGAAACAATTGTTGAATTACAATCTCAAATAGAACTTTTACCAAGAAGAGAATTAGCAGCAAAAGCTTTAGAAAATTCGAGAGGAATTGTTCTTAATTCAATTGAAGAATGTATAGCTTTTTCTAATATTTATGCACCAGAGCACTTAATTTTCGCTTGCGAAACAGCTGAAGATTATATTCCAAATATCATCAATGCCGGTTCTGTTTTCCTAGGAAACTATTCGTGCGAATCGGCTGGAGATTATGCTTCCGGAACCAATCATACCTTGCCAACAAATGGGTATGCGAAAAATTATTCTGGAGTTTCTTTAGATAGTTTCATCAAGAAAATTACGTTTCAAAAATTGACAGCAGAAGGAATTCTAAATATTGGTCCGGCCATCGAATTAATGGCTGAGGCTGAAGAATTATTTGCACACAAAAATGCGGTGACGCTAAGATTATTAGACTTGAAATAA
- a CDS encoding DUF2490 domain-containing protein has product MKYISFLSFLLFSICINAQVSPPGLGDTNGASWFALGMKQDLNEKIESMTYVGLGLKSDEENYNITSKPAIIVINQEFYHQLDKHWKVSYALSYRKQMEYSMDDDIENISTQNEMRIYGRVAYSTSIGKVKLTQTVRQEARKFVDHHWKNTDEPIQLRSRLKSQISVPIDLENHHTITGGAEILFATNKHNLSKEWSRFKYKESRFTLFYTFRPQNTPLAISLGYMNNLIEKNATHSTHYASIDITWENPFKIFS; this is encoded by the coding sequence ATGAAATATATATCATTCTTAAGTTTTCTTCTTTTTTCCATTTGCATCAATGCACAAGTTTCTCCTCCTGGTTTGGGCGATACCAATGGTGCAAGTTGGTTCGCATTAGGAATGAAACAAGATCTGAATGAAAAGATAGAATCAATGACGTATGTTGGATTAGGTTTAAAGAGTGATGAAGAGAATTACAACATTACATCAAAGCCAGCAATCATTGTGATAAATCAAGAATTTTATCACCAATTGGATAAACATTGGAAAGTGTCTTATGCCTTAAGTTATCGTAAACAAATGGAATATTCGATGGATGATGATATCGAAAACATATCGACACAAAATGAAATGAGAATTTATGGACGTGTGGCGTATTCTACTTCAATAGGGAAAGTCAAATTAACACAAACGGTACGACAAGAAGCTCGTAAATTTGTCGATCATCACTGGAAAAATACGGATGAACCTATACAATTGCGTTCTCGTTTAAAATCACAAATTTCAGTTCCGATTGATTTAGAAAATCATCATACGATTACAGGAGGTGCAGAAATTCTTTTTGCAACGAATAAACATAATTTATCCAAGGAATGGAGTCGTTTTAAATATAAAGAATCACGTTTTACCTTGTTTTATACTTTTAGACCACAGAACACTCCGTTGGCTATCAGTTTAGGATATATGAATAATTTAATTGAAAAAAATGCTACGCATAGCACACATTATGCTTCCATAGATATTACATGGGAAAATCCATTCAAAATATTTTCATAA
- the hisF gene encoding imidazole glycerol phosphate synthase subunit HisF — MLKKRIIPCLDIKDGRTVKGVNFEGLRDAGDPVELAKKYVEEGADELVFLDITATLEKRKTLAEMVEKIAAAINIPFTVGGGINSVEDASAVIQAGADKVSVNSSAVKNPQLVADLASRFGSQCVVVAVDTRDVNGTQKVFVSGGKIETEWKTLDWVKKVEELGAGEILLTSMDGDGTKTGFKIDITKAVADAVNLPVIASGGAGKIEHFTEVFTQTKASGALAASIFHFGEVPIPMLKNYLKEQNIPIR, encoded by the coding sequence GTGTTAAAAAAAAGAATCATCCCCTGTCTCGACATTAAAGATGGAAGAACAGTAAAAGGAGTTAATTTCGAAGGATTACGCGATGCGGGAGATCCGGTGGAATTAGCCAAGAAATATGTAGAAGAAGGCGCTGACGAATTGGTATTTTTGGATATTACAGCGACGCTTGAGAAACGCAAAACCTTAGCTGAAATGGTCGAAAAAATTGCGGCAGCGATTAATATTCCATTTACGGTGGGTGGCGGAATCAATTCGGTAGAAGATGCTTCGGCTGTAATTCAAGCAGGTGCGGATAAAGTTTCTGTGAATTCTTCTGCGGTAAAAAATCCTCAATTGGTGGCTGATTTAGCCTCTCGTTTTGGATCCCAATGTGTGGTGGTCGCAGTAGATACTCGCGACGTCAATGGAACGCAAAAAGTGTTTGTCAGCGGTGGAAAAATTGAAACCGAGTGGAAAACATTAGATTGGGTAAAGAAAGTGGAAGAACTAGGAGCTGGTGAAATTCTACTAACCTCAATGGATGGTGACGGAACAAAAACAGGTTTCAAAATAGATATTACGAAAGCGGTGGCTGATGCTGTAAATCTACCGGTGATTGCTTCGGGAGGAGCTGGAAAAATAGAACATTTTACAGAAGTTTTTACCCAAACAAAAGCAAGTGGCGCTTTGGCTGCAAGTATTTTTCATTTTGGTGAAGTTCCAATACCTATGCTTAAAAATTATTTAAAAGAACAAAATATACCGATACGATGA
- the hisB gene encoding bifunctional histidinol-phosphatase/imidazoleglycerol-phosphate dehydratase HisB encodes MKKILFIDRDGTLILEPADYQVDSFEKLEFYPETFTYLGKIAKELDYELAMVTNQDGLGTPANPEELFWPIQNFVVKAFENEGVKFSAIFIDKTFAHENAPTRKPGTAMLTKYINNPAYDLANSFVIGDRITDVKLAQNLGAKGIFIANDEALGADEINDNEGLNEAIALKTTSWKEIYEFLKLQNRTASIVRNTNETNIKIDLNLDGTGKSDISTGIHFFDHMLDQIARHGQMDLVIKVDGDLEVDEHHTIEDTAIALGEVFAQALGNKLGIERYGFTLPMDDCLAQAAIDFGGRNWLVWEAEFKREMIGQMPTEMFYHFFKSFTDGAKSNLNIKAEGTNEHHKIEAIFKAFAKAIKVAVKRDPEKMILPSTKGLL; translated from the coding sequence ATGAAAAAAATACTTTTTATAGATAGAGACGGAACCCTAATTCTAGAACCAGCCGACTACCAAGTGGACAGCTTTGAGAAATTAGAATTCTATCCAGAAACATTTACTTATTTAGGGAAAATTGCCAAAGAATTGGATTACGAATTAGCGATGGTAACGAACCAAGATGGTTTAGGAACACCGGCAAATCCTGAAGAATTATTCTGGCCGATTCAAAATTTCGTAGTAAAAGCATTTGAAAACGAAGGAGTAAAATTTTCAGCAATTTTCATCGATAAAACTTTTGCACACGAAAATGCACCGACACGCAAGCCTGGAACTGCGATGTTAACTAAATACATCAACAATCCGGCATACGATTTAGCAAATTCGTTTGTAATCGGAGACCGAATTACCGATGTGAAATTAGCTCAGAATTTAGGAGCAAAAGGAATTTTTATTGCAAATGACGAAGCATTAGGAGCAGACGAAATCAACGATAACGAAGGTTTAAACGAAGCGATTGCATTAAAAACAACATCGTGGAAAGAGATTTACGAATTCTTAAAATTACAAAATCGTACGGCTTCTATTGTTCGTAACACAAACGAAACAAATATTAAAATCGATTTAAACTTAGACGGAACAGGGAAATCAGATATTTCGACTGGAATCCACTTTTTCGATCATATGTTAGATCAAATTGCGCGTCACGGGCAAATGGATTTAGTGATTAAGGTGGACGGTGATTTAGAAGTGGACGAACACCACACAATTGAAGATACAGCCATTGCGTTAGGTGAAGTTTTTGCTCAAGCGTTAGGAAATAAATTAGGGATCGAGCGCTATGGTTTCACTTTACCAATGGATGATTGTTTAGCGCAAGCGGCAATTGATTTTGGAGGAAGAAACTGGTTGGTTTGGGAAGCGGAATTTAAACGCGAAATGATTGGTCAAATGCCAACAGAAATGTTCTATCACTTCTTTAAATCGTTTACAGACGGTGCAAAATCGAACTTAAATATCAAAGCGGAAGGAACAAACGAACACCACAAAATCGAAGCGATTTTTAAAGCGTTTGCGAAAGCGATTAAAGTGGCGGTAAAACGTGATCCAGAAAAAATGATTTTACCATCAACAAAAGGACTTTTGTAA
- a CDS encoding ankyrin repeat domain-containing protein, with protein sequence MKKLFITVAVLIASFLQAQTNTLMDAGFWKNKPSVETVKAEIGKGNSPSQQNAGFFDPVVIAINNKADFGVLKFLIEQDGNAVDKKTHHSRIYLQWAAAAGNLELVNYLIAKGSDVHYKDSHGDDVITYAASAGNKNLAVYDALIKAGANPKVKNEDGTNIIMESIANDTDLKIAEYFVSKGISLTEKDKFGRTVADYSTKVGNLEILDLLAAKGVKPTDQALFFAAQGSRMKENGVEIFKTLVEKYKLNPKALNPQGQSLLHALSRRGNSEIINYVISKGADVKVVDKAGNTALMVAAAGKNTDLINLFLSKSNNVNAVNSNGESALTKTVASGTPEIVTLLIDKGAKTDIKDKEGNNLASYWFNSFKPNDETFAQKQEILAKAKIDFKATQQKGSTLLHLAVDKGDNALVKKAIELGVNINAQDEDGNTALHKAALIAKDDQILKTLIGAGAQKNLKTEFEETAYELAAQNEFLKKNNVSIDFLK encoded by the coding sequence ATGAAAAAGTTATTCATCACAGTTGCCGTATTAATCGCTTCTTTTTTACAAGCGCAAACCAACACTTTAATGGATGCAGGTTTTTGGAAAAACAAACCATCAGTTGAAACTGTAAAAGCAGAAATTGGAAAAGGAAACAGTCCTTCGCAGCAAAATGCAGGATTTTTTGATCCTGTGGTGATAGCGATAAATAATAAAGCAGATTTTGGTGTTTTAAAATTTTTAATTGAACAAGATGGAAATGCTGTGGATAAAAAAACACACCATTCTCGCATTTATTTGCAATGGGCTGCTGCAGCTGGAAATCTTGAATTAGTCAATTATTTAATCGCAAAAGGTTCCGATGTTCACTACAAAGACAGCCACGGTGATGATGTGATTACATACGCAGCAAGTGCTGGAAACAAGAATTTAGCGGTTTATGATGCCTTAATCAAAGCAGGTGCTAATCCTAAAGTAAAAAACGAGGATGGTACAAACATCATTATGGAGTCTATCGCAAATGATACGGATTTAAAAATTGCAGAATACTTTGTTTCTAAAGGTATTTCATTAACGGAGAAAGATAAATTCGGACGTACAGTAGCTGACTATTCTACGAAAGTTGGAAATTTAGAAATCTTAGATTTATTAGCTGCTAAAGGTGTAAAACCTACAGATCAAGCTTTATTTTTCGCAGCGCAAGGCTCTAGAATGAAAGAAAATGGAGTCGAAATTTTCAAAACTTTAGTTGAAAAATATAAATTAAATCCAAAAGCTCTAAACCCTCAAGGACAATCATTATTACACGCCTTATCTCGTCGTGGAAATTCAGAAATCATCAATTATGTAATTTCGAAAGGAGCTGATGTTAAAGTAGTAGATAAAGCAGGCAACACCGCATTAATGGTGGCTGCTGCCGGAAAAAACACCGATTTAATCAATTTATTCTTATCAAAATCTAACAATGTTAATGCTGTAAACTCTAATGGAGAATCGGCTTTGACAAAGACGGTAGCATCTGGAACTCCTGAAATCGTAACTTTATTAATCGATAAAGGTGCAAAAACGGATATCAAGGATAAAGAAGGTAATAATTTAGCATCATATTGGTTCAATTCTTTCAAACCAAATGATGAAACATTTGCACAAAAACAAGAAATATTAGCAAAGGCGAAGATAGATTTTAAAGCCACTCAACAAAAAGGTTCGACATTATTGCATTTAGCTGTAGATAAAGGTGATAACGCTTTAGTAAAGAAAGCAATTGAATTAGGAGTAAATATTAATGCACAAGACGAAGACGGGAATACAGCTTTACATAAAGCAGCTTTAATTGCTAAAGATGATCAAATCTTAAAAACTTTAATTGGTGCGGGTGCTCAAAAAAATTTAAAAACAGAATTTGAAGAAACAGCTTACGAATTAGCTGCTCAAAACGAATTCTTGAAGAAAAATAATGTATCGATTGACTTCTTAAAATAA
- the hisIE gene encoding bifunctional phosphoribosyl-AMP cyclohydrolase/phosphoribosyl-ATP diphosphatase HisIE: MNIDFTKSNDGLVPVIIQNYLNNQVLMLGYMNEEAFNKTQESGKVTFFSRSKNRLWTKGEESGNFLEVKSIAIDCDNDTILIKAKPYGPTCHTGSTTCFNEISNRGFVYELEQTINDRIDLAEDKDSYTYKLYNKGINKVAQKVGEEAVEIVIEAKDNNDDLFLGEAADLMYHYLILLKAKGFKLEDVENVLKSRENGPRRPE; this comes from the coding sequence ATGAATATCGATTTCACAAAAAGTAATGATGGATTAGTTCCAGTTATTATTCAAAATTACCTAAACAATCAAGTGTTGATGTTAGGTTATATGAACGAAGAAGCGTTTAACAAAACACAAGAAAGTGGGAAAGTTACTTTCTTCTCACGTTCAAAAAACAGATTATGGACAAAAGGCGAAGAATCGGGAAACTTCCTTGAAGTAAAATCGATTGCAATTGATTGTGATAACGACACAATTCTAATCAAAGCAAAACCATATGGACCAACGTGTCATACAGGTTCTACAACGTGTTTCAACGAAATTTCGAATCGTGGATTTGTTTATGAATTAGAACAAACGATTAACGATCGAATCGATTTAGCAGAAGATAAAGATTCGTACACCTATAAGTTATACAATAAAGGAATCAATAAAGTGGCGCAGAAAGTCGGAGAAGAAGCCGTAGAAATTGTTATCGAAGCGAAAGACAATAACGACGATTTATTCTTAGGTGAAGCTGCCGATTTGATGTATCACTATTTGATTTTACTAAAAGCGAAAGGATTCAAATTAGAAGACGTGGAAAACGTTTTAAAATCAAGAGAAAATGGTCCAAGACGACCGGAATAA
- a CDS encoding DUF2271 domain-containing protein, translating to MATATFAQTTKYKTMIQMENYTGKEAYIVISLINPKGQYEKTLGVLGKDNEWYNTLKEWDKFNKKKKEKLNGITGASVAGGARATRVIEFDTAKLNKGYKIRFESAVETQKYVVKDAEIALTSAALDNKAGIKGTEYIKAVRFIKVQ from the coding sequence ATGGCTACTGCCACTTTCGCTCAAACAACGAAGTATAAAACAATGATTCAGATGGAGAATTATACAGGTAAGGAAGCTTACATTGTAATTTCTTTGATTAATCCAAAAGGACAATATGAGAAAACGTTAGGAGTTTTAGGAAAAGATAATGAATGGTATAATACGTTAAAAGAGTGGGATAAATTCAATAAAAAGAAAAAAGAAAAATTAAACGGAATTACAGGAGCTTCTGTGGCAGGTGGCGCAAGAGCAACACGTGTGATCGAATTTGATACAGCGAAATTAAATAAAGGGTATAAAATCCGTTTTGAATCTGCTGTTGAAACACAAAAGTACGTGGTAAAAGATGCTGAAATTGCATTAACATCTGCGGCATTAGACAATAAAGCAGGAATTAAAGGAACAGAATACATTAAAGCCGTACGTTTTATTAAAGTTCAGTAA
- the hisG gene encoding ATP phosphoribosyltransferase — translation MNTLKIAIQKSGRLNEDSLKLLKDCGVSIDNGIDQLRVQARNFPLEIFFLRNSDIPQYVKDGVVDCAIIGENLLIENEMELPVLQKLGFSKCRLSVAVPKSSQYNSLNDFENKKIATSYPNTVLNFFKSKNINIEIHEISGSVEIAPSIGLSDAIVDIVSSGNTLFKNNLKEFETILKSEAILISSENLDFDKFSLLKKLQFRIESVLKARKSKYILMNVPNDKIEMVSNILPVLKSPTVMPLSESGWSSVHSVINEDTFWDIIEQLKAAGAEGILVLEIEKMIL, via the coding sequence ATGAATACATTAAAAATAGCCATTCAAAAATCAGGACGATTAAACGAAGATAGTCTTAAGTTACTTAAAGATTGTGGTGTTTCAATTGATAATGGTATTGATCAACTTCGTGTACAAGCTCGCAACTTTCCATTAGAAATTTTCTTCTTAAGAAACTCTGATATTCCTCAATATGTTAAAGATGGTGTAGTAGATTGTGCCATAATAGGTGAGAATTTATTAATAGAAAATGAGATGGAATTACCTGTTCTTCAAAAGTTAGGTTTTTCTAAATGTAGACTATCGGTAGCTGTTCCAAAATCTTCGCAATACAATTCTTTAAATGATTTTGAGAACAAAAAAATTGCTACTTCTTATCCAAATACGGTTTTAAACTTCTTTAAGTCAAAAAATATAAATATCGAAATTCATGAAATTTCTGGTTCTGTAGAAATTGCACCAAGCATTGGACTTTCAGACGCAATTGTAGATATTGTTTCTTCTGGAAACACTTTATTTAAAAATAATTTAAAAGAGTTTGAAACTATTCTCAAAAGCGAAGCTATTTTAATTTCTAGTGAGAATCTCGATTTTGATAAATTTTCTCTATTAAAAAAACTACAGTTTAGAATTGAATCTGTTCTTAAAGCTAGAAAGTCAAAGTATATTTTAATGAATGTTCCAAACGATAAAATAGAAATGGTAAGTAATATTCTTCCAGTTCTAAAATCGCCAACAGTTATGCCTCTTTCAGAATCAGGATGGAGTAGTGTACATTCGGTGATTAACGAAGATACCTTTTGGGACATCATCGAGCAATTAAAAGCTGCTGGTGCTGAAGGTATTTTAGTATTGGAAATTGAGAAAATGATTTTATAG
- the hisH gene encoding imidazole glycerol phosphate synthase subunit HisH: protein MIAIVKYNAGNVKSVYNAVTRLGYEAVITDDFETLQNADKVIFPGVGEASSAMTYLKEKGLDKIIQNLKQPTLGICLGQQLMCAFSEEGNTECLGIFPIQVKLFPSTEIVPHMGWNTIYDLKTSLFNGIEENSDIYYVHSFYCENSEYTIAKTNYILEYSAALNKDNFYATQFHPEKSAGIGEQILKNFLSL from the coding sequence ATGATAGCAATAGTAAAATATAACGCAGGAAATGTAAAATCGGTTTACAATGCCGTAACTCGTTTGGGTTACGAAGCGGTAATTACAGATGATTTTGAAACCTTGCAAAATGCAGACAAAGTCATTTTTCCAGGTGTGGGAGAAGCGAGTTCGGCCATGACTTATCTAAAAGAAAAAGGATTAGATAAAATCATCCAAAACTTAAAACAACCAACGTTAGGAATTTGTTTAGGTCAGCAATTGATGTGTGCTTTTTCGGAAGAAGGAAATACAGAGTGTTTAGGAATTTTTCCCATTCAAGTGAAATTATTTCCATCAACGGAAATCGTTCCACATATGGGATGGAATACCATTTATGACTTAAAAACGTCTTTGTTTAACGGAATCGAAGAAAACTCGGACATCTATTATGTTCACAGCTTTTATTGTGAGAATTCAGAATATACGATTGCGAAAACCAACTATATTCTAGAATATTCAGCGGCTTTAAATAAAGATAATTTTTACGCGACTCAATTTCATCCAGAAAAATCAGCTGGAATTGGAGAACAGATTTTGAAGAACTTTTTGTCTTTATAG
- the hisC gene encoding histidinol-phosphate transaminase — protein MFNINNIIRPNVKAMKAYSSARDEFQDINDDFVFLDANENPFNNGLNRYPDPFQRKVKSILSEIKNFPTDQILLGNGSDEVLDLIFRAFCEPNQDNVIAISPSYGMYIFLANLNAVEYRKSLLNESDFQPNIEDIFSKVDENTKMIFLCSPNNPTGEIIKREAILEIVNSFNGLVIIDEAYIDFATEPSWIEEINNYPNVIVTQTLSKAVGLAGIRLGILYASQEIVEVLNKIKPPYNINQLTQLKAIEILSDYEKVVAATNTIVQQKEVLENALTEISFVEKIYPSDANFILIKVDNANERYDKLVEKGIVIRNRNNDDLCKNCLRITVGTEEENGKLVQVLKGLS, from the coding sequence ATGTTCAACATAAATAACATCATTCGTCCCAACGTAAAAGCAATGAAAGCGTATTCATCTGCGCGCGACGAATTTCAAGATATTAATGACGATTTCGTTTTCTTAGATGCCAACGAAAATCCTTTCAACAATGGTTTAAATCGCTATCCAGATCCTTTTCAACGCAAAGTAAAATCGATTTTAAGTGAAATTAAAAATTTTCCTACTGATCAGATTTTATTAGGCAATGGAAGCGACGAAGTTTTGGATTTAATTTTTCGTGCGTTTTGCGAACCGAATCAAGATAACGTCATCGCGATTTCACCTTCTTACGGAATGTACATCTTTTTGGCCAATTTAAACGCTGTGGAATACCGCAAATCCTTATTAAACGAATCAGATTTTCAACCCAACATCGAAGATATTTTCTCGAAAGTGGATGAAAATACAAAAATGATTTTCTTGTGTTCACCTAATAATCCAACAGGAGAAATCATTAAAAGAGAAGCGATTTTAGAAATTGTAAATAGTTTCAACGGATTGGTAATTATCGATGAAGCCTATATTGATTTCGCAACTGAACCATCTTGGATCGAAGAGATCAACAATTATCCAAACGTAATTGTTACGCAAACTTTATCAAAAGCTGTTGGTTTAGCCGGAATTCGTTTAGGAATTTTATATGCCTCTCAAGAAATTGTAGAGGTCTTAAATAAAATTAAACCGCCTTATAACATCAATCAATTGACACAATTAAAAGCGATTGAAATTTTAAGCGATTACGAAAAAGTGGTAGCAGCAACAAATACGATTGTTCAACAAAAAGAAGTTTTAGAAAATGCGTTAACGGAGATTTCTTTTGTCGAAAAAATCTATCCAAGTGATGCGAATTTTATCTTAATCAAAGTGGATAATGCCAACGAGCGTTACGACAAATTGGTTGAAAAAGGAATTGTCATCCGTAACCGTAACAATGACGATTTATGTAAGAATTGTTTGAGAATTACTGTTGGAACGGAAGAGGAAAATGGGAAGTTGGTACAAGTACTTAAGGGGTTAAGTTAG
- the hisA gene encoding 1-(5-phosphoribosyl)-5-[(5-phosphoribosylamino)methylideneamino]imidazole-4-carboxamide isomerase, which produces MRIIPAIDIIDGKCVRLSQGDYDTKKIYNENPLEVAKEFEDYGIEYLHLVDLDGAKSKQIINYKTLELIASKTNLKVDFGGGIKANDDIRIAFECGANQITGGSIAVQNPTLFQEWIAQYGSEKIILGADAKDRKIATHGWLETSELDVIDFIQEYKAKGIDYVICTDIAKDGMLQGTSNELYAEILAAADVKLIASGGVSSIDDLIKVKELGCEGAILGKAIYEGRIQLKDLVQFIG; this is translated from the coding sequence ATGAGAATCATCCCAGCTATAGATATTATCGACGGAAAATGCGTTCGATTATCACAAGGCGATTACGATACAAAAAAAATATACAACGAAAACCCATTAGAAGTGGCGAAAGAATTCGAAGATTACGGAATCGAATATTTACACTTAGTGGATTTAGATGGAGCCAAATCAAAGCAAATCATCAACTATAAAACATTAGAATTAATTGCTTCTAAAACCAATTTAAAAGTGGATTTTGGTGGTGGAATTAAAGCTAATGATGATATCAGAATTGCTTTTGAATGTGGTGCGAATCAAATTACAGGTGGAAGTATTGCCGTTCAAAATCCGACGTTATTTCAAGAATGGATTGCGCAATACGGAAGCGAAAAAATCATTTTAGGAGCAGATGCTAAAGATCGTAAAATTGCGACGCACGGTTGGTTAGAAACTTCTGAATTAGATGTAATTGATTTTATCCAAGAATACAAAGCAAAAGGAATTGATTATGTAATTTGTACAGACATCGCAAAAGATGGTATGTTACAAGGAACATCAAACGAATTGTATGCAGAAATTTTAGCTGCTGCAGACGTTAAATTAATTGCATCTGGAGGCGTTTCTTCCATCGACGATTTAATTAAAGTAAAAGAATTAGGTTGCGAAGGAGCGATTTTAGGAAAGGCAATTTACGAAGGTCGTATTCAGTTAAAGGATTTGGTACAGTTTATCGGTTAG
- a CDS encoding four helix bundle protein yields MGLVYDLNLWKEAHQLVLEVYKTVDKFPKSEIFALSSQMKRCAVSVPANIVEGYKKQTKAHQIHFYNISDTSLEELKYYFLLSRDLKYITEKEYKILISKSEEVGKMITGYIKHIKSK; encoded by the coding sequence ATGGGCCTAGTTTATGATTTAAATTTATGGAAAGAAGCGCATCAACTAGTTTTAGAAGTGTATAAAACAGTCGATAAATTTCCTAAATCAGAGATTTTTGCTTTATCGAGTCAAATGAAACGTTGTGCAGTTTCTGTTCCGGCAAACATTGTTGAAGGATATAAAAAACAAACGAAAGCTCATCAAATACATTTTTATAACATTTCGGATACATCTTTAGAAGAACTGAAGTATTACTTTTTACTTTCTAGAGATTTGAAATATATAACTGAAAAAGAATACAAAATATTGATTAGTAAAAGTGAAGAAGTTGGAAAAATGATTACAGGTTATATTAAACATATCAAAAGTAAATAA